In Tenebrio molitor chromosome 1, icTenMoli1.1, whole genome shotgun sequence, the sequence GTACTTCTTCTTCCCCTTCTTCTTCCTCTTCACCctttatcaaattaaattataaaattataaaattaagcCAAAATTAAGATTAATAGTTTGATTTACTTACCTCCGCCATGGTCCCCAGAAGTTgttgattttcttcagttaCCTCAGCTAACTCCGCTGACGCTTGCTTGATCATCTTTTCCACTTCTTTCATTTCGTCCTCCTGTACAACATTGGAACTTTAAGTATGCTTTACTACTTTTGAGACTTACTTCTTCCTCTTCTTCATACTCAGGCTCAGTTTCGGACTCAGGTTCGAGGGCTGCCTGTGGCGGCGGTGGACTGTCCATGGCGACGTCGCCAAACTCTTCCCCATATTCATCACCGTCTTCTGCCATGTCCGTTGGTGCCTTATCGGCTGAATTGTCGTTATCgatttctttaatttgttCAGACTCTGGTGCTATGCTACTTTcggaatgtttgtttttaaggGTGTGAGTCGAGCCTTTCGAACTGGTCAAAGTATGACTGCTAGGAGAATAAAAGATGTCAACATCAAGTTCCTCGACTTCTTTCTTAGGTTCAGCAGTtggtttttgttcttttaatCTTACAAGTGGACTCTTGGTTCTTACACTAGAAAGAGTATCAGAAGTAGGTGTCTttgaagatgtttttgaagattgtttttttggctttttttgtttAAGCGACGCAGCTGACTTTCTCTGCAAAAACAAATGCACTTACTAAAATCGATGGTAGAGTTTAGATAATAAACAACACCTTTTTGAGAACCTCGACGGACTTTGAAGGTTTGACTAGACGATTGTGACTTTTCTTGCGAAATACGCTGAAATCGAAGTAATCGTAATTTCTTAAACTTTGCTTGAAGTAGGAATCGGCGTCTCCGCAGTTGTGGAAAGGTTTAGAAAACAAGACACTGTTCTgctgaaaaaattccaaattttgCTGCAATGATATACTTgagaaaaaattctttttggtAAGTTTGTCGGAACGATTTTTGTCAATGTTTGAgtcagaatgttttaaaactgGCTTGTTTGGCGGGCTAATTTTCTTtctattctaaaaaaaaatgtaaacgtcaaaataatagtaaatcaattgttattatttactttCATTCTTCAGGAAAAAATTACGTTCTGCAGGAATTTGATTGTTTCGATGGGTCTGCAGCACAGGATAGAAGATTAGTATGCTTATAGAAATCGTAATAATGTGGTATAAAACACAATATGAATATAATATTGACGCAAAttagaacaaaaaattaagaactTGTATGTCAATGACACTGCTATTGCGATccattaaatgaaataataaaaggCACATCTACTCCCCCAATTCTCATTTATGCTTCTACGTGCACATACAAAAATCAGCAAATGTGTCAATAAAATGTTCGCCTAGGACACTTAAATCGTTAAAAAAGTTCTTgcctttaaataatttaaaagcgGCTCTTTGACTTATACCCAAAGTTCGGTGCATTCTACAGTAACAAGGCCCCGAGgaattttgtttctttgtttCTCAACAATTGTTGCCAGGTAATCAAGTAAAAAAATTCGGTACCTACaattggcttcaaaaaaaaatgggaaacgaaatttgacctaatgtgaattggaaatttaatttgtcaatttatgtcaatttgtgtctgttcgACAGTAGTATTtttgacacataagtgcagttttttaattataaaaatttaataaaatctgacagaactttttctgtcagttcccgttttttttttgaagccaaccgtatgCGAAACTGCGGATTTGTTTTTAAACCGATGTAGAAGActtagataataatttaaggACACTTTGCCATCAGTAATCATTTTGTTTCAACTTTATACGAATTTTTTGGTTGTTCAGTATGAGAGCTTtcagtttttaatatttgttcATTAACTAGAATTGTCGGTCTTTCGATATGTTATCAATATTTAACTATCGCACAACAGCACAACATACAGGGTCTTTCAGAACTCGCTCCCCAGAGAAGATGAGGATACACGAGATCGTATTCGGATGTgtaatttcaaagaaaaaaaaatctaacttAAAAGATATTCGAGAAAAGACAActtaaagttgaccaatcagaaatCCACACTTTCAAGGTGTGTTTGCTGTAATTTTGCGTTACtaggattttatttaaaaaaaacatctttaaaATATGTGGGTGACTGGGGTTTTTGAAGgatgtcagtgtcaaattaaatttgtaataaaaaaaggcaaaacttttatttatttggtcACTATGCTCTAAGAGTCTCCTAGAATCACCCGTAGGCTTTACCCAGAGGGCATTCGAACTTGCGGTGGAATGAcagcttttctaattgccctcgaggccttaaaaccctcgctacgctcgtgttttaatcttgtccctcgggcaattagaaaagcccaatttacacagaaacctgttgcataaataactattaaaacatttgaacAGTAGCTTTTAATGAGTCCTAAGTCTGTTTAAAATTTCAGGGCTCTAGCTTCAACCGTTTTAGCAGGACAGAGTCGGCCGGTTACAAACATAATCGCAACCCTACGAGTATATGTTATTGATgctacggtgtgatcaagaatgactgagtctggtggtaacaatgaaatttggcaaatttgaaatttaccatcaaaggttcatttttgtaatagcataaacataaccggcataaccaaacatgtttttaatgtcgtctcaagttaaaaaattcagtcagcgcaaattacgagacaaaaaataCCAGCACTTTTCAcctgtttcattgccaacagactcagccattgttgatcacaccgtatttAAACGTACAAATTTCCAagtttaattgttaataactCCATGAGCGGAGGGTTAACAATAAATTGGTATTAGCTATTAGAGTTTTTTGCTTCTATTTCATCATAGAATAACGTGGTGTAAATATTatgcgccatttttaatacactcTGTATAGAttttaagaaaattgaaacgaaacTAGCACGTGATCTATGATAAACCTTATACTTTTGGATTCCTCAAAAATTGTCTGTAGAGTTGGAACGAAATCTTGAgttggacctcattaatacactatttttcattaatcaacgatttttgcgattttgacgtctTGAtgataccgggtgatcaaaaaggactgtttaagttggcagtacaattaagaaaattttatatttcggttatttataacactgcaaccgggtatgttttgttggtttatttgacaaatatctgatgtaggtatagcattaacgacgacaagccatcaacaaccgaaagttactcctgttatacaatttaaaatacaattcagtgttaccaacttaaacagtcctatttgatcaccccgtattttgatgtataaacaacctcgaacatgcattgtttgcacttaccaacactgcagcaggtagtgcagcagggttttctatattttatagctccataactgcacaattacgaattcaccttttcaaaagccgacatttttggttataattcgcatgtcatatttttcaaaggtaactaggtttccttagcaaccgtgatttttacgtgaaattgaatgtgaatggagttgacgtcttctgacattctttgtggaaaagtgaatggaaagtgttgaaaaatttaaaaatggcctaccctgagtacaaaaaaaggatgaagtTATTTATAAGGTGTCATCTTTatggaaaaagatgaaattggttttgatttggctttaatttcaaaatttgtcaccaaaaaaaaaaagttgcgatcaacgaaaaaatgttgtaatcaactcttttgttaatgggcgattaataatctcaactattaaagccactcactcgctacactcgttcgtgctttaaacagtttcgattattaatcgccttcattaacaaactagtttattaaataactattgtacaatTAATGGAATaacatattaaatattaattagcaTAGTCGTGCTGCaacatttgttgtttttaaggAAGATACAACATTCTTACAAACTGGAAAGTGCTATACGAAAGAAAACACcaataaacaatttatatttgcatggtaaatcaaaaatgttatgtaattatattATCAATACAATTGCTATTTATATTTATGgtgtttaataattattatttgaatttgaatttaatttacgTTAATGTGAATAATAATACACTTTGCTGTAGGTACTTCGTAATTCAAGCAAATttccttttgttttttactagTATAAATAAAAAGCTCTGGCTATCGGagttgtttttattacatttatatcttacaaatacataaaaaattaatttataatatacATAGTATATATTTTATATGTACAATTTTGAAGTGATGACGAAATTTCAACAAGATAAAGATGATTTGAGCcactgaaaataataaaaagataATGAGCAAATTCGTAAGAGACCCATTAGATCATCTCACCTCTGCTAAACTTAACTTAACGCTTCCATTTTGTAGAGGGtctttcgttttaaaaatatctgtaaaaatcaattttatccACCGACCAAAATGATGTTCAAGACTTACTAAAAGCAACAGTCAAGTGTAATATGGCAGAAACAAAATCTCCAAAACGCAAAGTCCCATCTTTTCGCATGTATCTCAGAATTAGCGTAGCTAGAACATCGCTGCTCAGCTGGAACCCCACGGCCAGCAAAGCGTCTCGAAATCTTTCAGCTTTCAAAATTCCCGTCTTCTCTTTAGTGTGGTTCTTGAACGAAGTTTGCCAAAATTTCAAGCTGCACATCAGGTCTTTGAAGTCGCTGAATTTCAGTCTGCCCGTGCCAGACAGCTGCAACACAAACAAGTTAAAAACTGTCGAGATTAAGTTTCTCGGCTTACGTCAAATGTGAGTATGACTTGTCTGCAAACTTCGATCGAAGCGCAGCTTTTGATGTAGTCGTTGGGCAAACAAGCATCTAGAAGCTCTTGGAGTTCAAACGCGTTGACGGTTCGATGCTCGTCGGCCAGTTGCAGAAACACCGCCTCGTACTGACTGAAGCTTTTCCCGTCGAGCAGCGGTGGAGCTTTGACGATCGCCGACTTCACCAACAGAGGCACAGTGTCCAGCAGTTTGAGCTTCAGGGGCTTGCTCGAGTAAACCCTCAGCGTGAACCCGGACTCTTGTCCGGGCTCGAATATGGTCGGTATAATCAAATATCCTCCTTGTTCCAGGTAGCACCTATAACTAACTTGCCGACTGTTTGTGTATTGCGAATTGAACAAAGACTTGTTCCCTTTGAAGAACGTCTTCCCGATCGTTTCCGTGTTGCTTTTTGGTATCGAATACGCCGTAAATCCTATGACTTTGGGTTCCATTATGCTATGCTGATTGAGCGAGACCACCACCTCCTCCATCTCGCTCAGAAGCAGATGGAGTTGCGGGTTTATGTGAAAAGTGTCCGGGTTGTTCCTGCACCCTCCGGCAGAGACGCCTTTCAGCCAGTTGCCCTGATATAGCCTCATCTGCCAAGTGTTTTTGTTGTGCAAACTGGGCTCGTCTCTGCTGGTGTCGCTGTCCAAGTGGATCACTTCCATATGAGTGAAGGTCTTGATGAAGTCGGGGTACGAGATCCAGAATTCCCCCTCGCCTAGTTTCGTTTGCAGCCGCTCCAAGGAGTTGGGGGAGACCTCCGACCACTCCGCAGAGTCTATGGACCAAGGACCTGTATAATCCGTCGCCGGGCCCAGAGCGTTTCGCATCTTCACCAACTGAACAGCTTCACCACTGAAGGTCTCcacctgaaaaaaaaaactaagtgTAAATTCTTCCTCAGGAGAACTCAGTGTCCAGAGTTGCTTATCAGTCGAGCATTCTTTTTACGAAACGGGCCCTCTTCTGTGGATTCTTCGCATAACTTATATTTAAATCGCAAGCTTTCACCaattaagtaaaaaagaaagatacagtcaaaatttaatttgtttcttaaAATTCTTTTGCCTATCTTGAATGATAAATAAGagtgattaaattttaacgaacCCTTTCTACTGAATATATTCTGTAGTTGGTTCCTAGTTGAATCCCGTTGGGCAATTTTTCTACGCTGGATCGCATCTGGAAATTTGGAGGTTGTACAGTGCAGGTAATAATAGAGGTCATGTCTAGAAGTTTGTGCAAAAGTCTGGCACACGTGGTCGCATCTTGCCTGATAGGAATACTTTCGGTGATTCCCCCTGTCAAATCAGCCAGTCCGTCCAGTAGCGATCCGTACTTCAAGGCTTCATAAGATCCGTGCAATctgcataaaataaataacaacattAAACTCACTGATGCGTTTATCtacaaaaactgttttttatgGTGGAACATGTAATTCGGATGTTCTGGTTCATTTGGCTTTATCATGGGAAATTGCCAATGGCTCAGAAAGTACGACTTAAGTCATAGTACACGCAAATGGCGCCGTAACACCTTAAAATCCAAGATAGTGAATTTTCCACCAGTTACAATTATGTAGAAATCTACGATCTTACAATGTTCTAGTTTGTAAGTAAAGTAGGTGCTATAAATAATGTTATCAGTGCAATAGATGTTGTATAACATTGGGCTTGACTCACCTAACAGGTGATTTAGAAAGTTACTATAATTTTATAGAGGAAGCCCTGTACACTCTTGTATAATGTGAGAGAAAAACTTTGGTACAATCGAAGTTTTCGGATTAAGTTAAGACAAGGCTTTCGAGGGTCACAACACAACGGGATTATGAATAATTTGtgtttgtgattttattaCTAGATATagagtgtggaataaaatgatttacatctagttacctttggaatttttacacatgtaaattttcctgtaccggtctactttttttttcgaagtgccgaactattagttctgtcaataaatgtcatcaatcaaattataacaattataacaattgttacaatttactaaattgaattaacaaacgttggtggccactttcaacactagctgtgacttgcttttgttagcttccttttaatttcaatctcaactttgcattcatatcatcccttcgcaataaatcacatttggaatttggatattaTTTtaaggttaggctttcttttttttgtagagcggcatttcgtatttttacaagggtaatgcaaaggtaactagatgtaaatcattttattccacactgtataaacaACCACACAAATTTGCTTTACGTAGAAATGGAATAGCCTCTTGTGTGGTCAGTttgattgaaaataattattagaaacttGTGTTTTCTGCTTTTTCAGCTTGGAAGCTTTTACGCAAAAACCacagtatttattatttgagaaAGTCAACGCAATTGCCTGGTAGAGACAACGACGATAATAAACTTAATAAGCACTTGGAAGCTCTTTTAATGAAAGTAAAAACCTGAACGGATTCGATTAAAAAATGGCGCAAGAAAGTAACTGAACGATTCAATTGGCAAGTTAGAAACAACACTATCagccgaaaaaaaaattaaattacttaaCAATTTAGTATAATAAAGATGGTGGATCCGCTGCAGTATAATTAGATTGGTGAAATAAACGGAATAAAGTGTCTAACCTTCGAGGTGAGTTTTTTGGCAGGTTGCGGTTAGCCGCGATCTTTTTATTTAGCAAGAGATTAGTTCAAGTCCGAGTTGCGTTCGGTAAACCTCCGCTAGGCAATTTTTGAACGGGCACAAAAACCGTGGATTGAATATTCTCAAAAGGACAAAATAGAATTCTTGTTACGCATAAACGAGACTGGTTGATATACAGCTATGAAACGTGATTATGATAAATGCCAGTGATAAAAAGGGAAACAGTTAAACAGTTCCCTGTAGTggtcaataaattattagatttttgtttgtGTGTCGAACGATTCGCACATTCCTTCTTCCATTTAACTATTCTTGGTCGTGGTTGTTTAGTATCAATTCATACCTCATCGCAAAACAAAGTCTATTGAGAACcgttaattaaacatttagaAGATATAAAATACTTCATTCCTGTTTTTATGATTGGACTTTAATAGCAATTAATATAGTTAAAAGCTATGTTGACGTGGATACGGAGATGACATCACGATCTTAATTAAAAGattaaatatcaattttttccacattttGTGCATCCCACTACACGTTTTACGTGAATTTTATTGCGAAACAGAAATGCATTTGATGCAACCAAATAAGTAGAAAATAATCATAACAATTCTTCTGTAGGACTGTTAAACAGTGAAAGGTTCCTAAATGAATGATTCGTCGTTTCTAACATTTGACCGAGCCGCCGCGCCGTCCCGTAAATACAGTAGGTACCTAGTACATACTGTAATTCACAAATTCAGTGTTAGGTTGTGTCGTTATGTGTCATCGTAGTCTGTGATTATGCGTAAAAATGCAAAGCTGCGCTACACGTTTTTAAAGCTTCTGTTGATTTCACAGTCGCTTTTGATCATAAACATACGGTAGTAAATATTATTCAAAACTCTCATAAACATCGTTcatgttgttttggcataatgggaggccatgatttgtttttttaacgttggccgttggacacactgtttgatttccgtcagtAAAATGCCTGACATGCgaacctatcaaaatgaacataacacgTTGCTGAATctcccgcgatgtctgagtattcttctactgccaactaataaaactgacaacaatggactagacattgacggtatttataacctcaaacttaaaaaaacataacctaattcaacaaacagctttactaccaaattaaatgcaaaatttccatggcctcccattaagtaggtatgccaaaacaacgtgaatgcgtTTTAGTCAAATATTtaagataaattttaattgcacTATTTTACAACCTTCATATACCGGTTGtctaaataaatatctaatCAAGATTgctttgtcacaaattttgtttacttCCCATAGATTGTGGTCTATGAAATCTGTCAATGGTGATTGTTGTCAAATTTCACCTTCAGATTGTGATTAAGTGTTGTCGTTTCTAAAAAAGATTATTTAACTCCTAACTGACATCTAACATCTAAATAACGCCAAATGATTTATGTACGTAACTGAACAAAAGGCCTTTATGATAGAAAGTTATTTTTGCAACTGGCACAAAATCAACGTTGCAATGCTTTCTCATTTATTGGTAAACAAATGTAACATATTATGTGGGACAtgcgttcgtaaaatttttcaaagggGGTCTTGATTTTTATATAGACATCtgatgtttaattttttaccatcatttaaaaagtaaaaagttaTGCTCAGTGAGGAAGCTCTTTATAATTTCAGTTAGACAGAAACATTATGAGAATCACTAAAACATCTCCGAAGAAGATTATGTGAAAAAGATTAGGGAATCATTTACCGCAAgataaacatttcattttaatgaaaaacaaGGAAAGGGAAGATTTTGTGACCGAACATCGTAAATGGCTAGAAGAAAAATGCTATAATGGATTATTATTAgatcatttaatttatttatttacttaatttttttggaattctATGGGTAAGAAGATCAAGTATCATTTTAAGTGTGATTTTAAGGGGATTCTATGTCAACAGGGAGGGCGATAAAACAGCGGTATTTCAGCATGGCGACAAAGAGGCGCCGCCGCCGCAACGAACCAGGGCTGTCAAAACAGCGTGGcgacaaaaaatacaaaactaagacaacactgtagaaaatataaataatctcTTAAGACCAAAATACGatcaacattattttatttttaaaaatatcttgaATCTGatctagaaacatttttacgtaatatttttatattttcgaatagactaaataataattactaaTGCTCTTAAAGTTTGTCAAAAACTGATTTAAAACAGAATTTAgctgaaaataaattcgattttctaaaacattaaaaacgaaattaaaaacCTTTTACTGctctaaataataaatattgtaaaacaaattgttCCAAATTTTGTCGCAGCGCCGTTTTGTCGCGGTGCCGTTTTGTCGCGGTGCCGTTTTGTCGCAGCGCCATTTTGTCGACAAGCCACTTTGGTGGTTTCTCGCTGGCTAATTTTGCTATGATGTTTTATCGAGATAACTTTCAAATGTATCACTGAAACAATAAGACATAAAGGAAGATCCTTCATCAGATTTTCAATTAAAGAAATATGtccaatattttaaattaaagaattaatcTCATGGATTCTAAAAACGTACTAAATTACTTTGTGCTTACAATATTATGCTTATCttataatagctatttgtgcaatgagttaggaaaagtgatttttttccgtacgagatgcgggatttttaatcgagacgaagtcaagattaaaaacgcgtcgagtacggaaaaaatactttttctactagagtttggaaaacttcaacattgtaatactaatttgagttaggaaaagtgaaaaatttcctactaagggcggaaataatatttcaacactaaaggttcaattttggtcgtttcctgggatacgtaacctaaaaactggtatttaattgagacaaaagcttaaacgccttcacaatttttcattaataaattgtttctctatggtaacgaaagcagaacaattttgatttcgctttttaatttagaaataattaatagtacgagtatattaaaaatatccaaattttatgtattttccaaactccagtagaaaaaatcatgtgtgcaattcgtaggaaaagtgatttttttccgtacGAGATGCGGAATTTTtaatcgagacgaagtcgagattaAAAACGCGTCTAGTAcggaaaaaacacttttcctaacttattgcacaaatagctatttcctacgaattgcacacatgattttttctactggagtttggaaaatacataaaatttggatatttttaatatacgtactattaattttttctaaattaaaaagcgaaatcaaaattgttctgctttcgttaccatagagaaacaatttattaatgaaaaattgtgaaggtgTTTAAGCTTTTCTCTCAATTAAATACcagtttttacgttacgtatcccaggaaacgaccaaaattgaacttttagtgttgaaatattatttccgcccttagtaggaaatttttcacttttcctaactcaaattactattacaatgttgaagttttccaaactctagtagaaaaaaatgtaaccgtCATTAGGTAACCAACTCGATCGCCGAATCTGAATCCGATCGAACACATGGGTGTAATGAGGTAATAAGGCAAAACTATAGATAGGAAATTTTCCCACAAGCaagaattatttcaaaatatttagtCCATTTGGAGAGGTATTAGTCAAGAAACGATTAGGAAATGTCTTGATTCCATGCCTTCGAAATGcaaaatagataaaataagATTATCGAAGTTTagttttcaattattatttggttaaaaaaattgcatctttattattattttaaaaaatcgtaaCATTTACAGTTACCATTTACTTTTATTCCAGAGTGTAAGAAAATCAGTATAATTTTAACAAGTTAGGTACTTAATTTATGTCCGAAATTGTAAAACTATCAACTTTCTGTGGAAAAATCAAGATGCTGGCAAGGTCGAAAGAAAACTGTTCCGAATAAGTTGCGCAATACAAAACAATAGTTCAGTtataattttcgatttttgtcttTTGCCTGTCAAGGCTACCTTTCTAAACAATTTCTGCATCTAACGGTTCTAAAGGAAAACTGACCGTTCCCATggaaacaaataaaagaaaaacattttattacaatGCGGCTGTCGTCTTCACTGCCACTGGACACTATTCCACTTCCATAAACGTTgatttcacaatcaatttaatttcCATATATGCTCACATATTTTTCGCTCGGATTCAGACAATTACATTGGTACTCGTGCACTAAATATTTCTACTTGTATTACAAACGCTTTGTTTCGTTCAATTGTGGCATAACAATCACGAAAAGCAGccacataaataaataacggaCGACCAGCATACTTACTCCATCTTCATTTGATGATGCTCTAGTTTTCTCTCATTCAGGGTTAGATACAGTTTGAAAGTCCGTTATGTATAAACAGCTCGAGCATATATATGTTGCTAATAATTAATGTGAGATACTCCTGTGTTGTTTCTTCGTGaaactttttgtaaaaaccGTTAAATTAACACCGAATTAAAAGTATACTAAACGTTCATGAAacgttatttaatttttttcggtcgCTTCTGTTGTATTTTGACACAAATTGATGCACGCTAGACGACTAGcatgacttttacttttaccaAGTCAACCAGTTATACAGGAAAATTAAGCCAAACTAGGTATATAACAGTTGCGCAATCGGAAATAGTGTTAATCACTTATCATTGAGCCTCAAAAATCACATCTTCATTCGGTCAACTTCCCAGAAGTTTACAGTATAGAATGCAGATAATTGATTAAGTGAATTTAACATATCTAGATCGAAGTTGTGAAGACTACCTTGCtgttgacatttattaatttcataatgaAGATTGATGTCAACGCGACACGTCAGTGCACACCAcatattatgtaaattttatcAAACCGCGTTATCAGGTGTGGGCTCTTGACAATAAAATGATGTCATT encodes:
- the CalpC gene encoding calpain-C isoform X1, which encodes MSEYDRIRRACLKCGELWEDPDFPATQASVFYHQTPPFQFTWKRPKDLCARPGFVQDGPVQFDIIPGKMGDRWLVSCLGVLYLNKGLFYRVVPADQAFNGEQYAGVFRFRLWWCGEWTEVLVDDRLPTVHGRLAFLQSQNSDYFWPGLLEKAYAKLHGSYEALKYGSLLDGLADLTGGITESIPIRQDATTCARLLHKLLDMTSIITCTVQPPNFQMRSSVEKLPNGIQLGTNYRIYSVERVETFSGEAVQLVKMRNALGPATDYTGPWSIDSAEWSEVSPNSLERLQTKLGEGEFWISYPDFIKTFTHMEVIHLDSDTSRDEPSLHNKNTWQMRLYQGNWLKGVSAGGCRNNPDTFHINPQLHLLLSEMEEVVVSLNQHSIMEPKVIGFTAYSIPKSNTETIGKTFFKGNKSLFNSQYTNSRQVSYRCYLEQGGYLIIPTIFEPGQESGFTLRVYSSKPLKLKLLDTVPLLVKSAIVKAPPLLDGKSFSQYEAVFLQLADEHRTVNAFELQELLDACLPNDYIKSCASIEVCRQVILTFDLSGTGRLKFSDFKDLMCSLKFWQTSFKNHTKEKTGILKAERFRDALLAVGFQLSSDVLATLILRYMRKDGTLRFGDFVSAILHLTVAFNIFKTKDPLQNGSVKLSLAEWLKSSLSC
- the CalpC gene encoding calpain-C isoform X2 is translated as MGDRWLVSCLGVLYLNKGLFYRVVPADQAFNGEQYAGVFRFRLWWCGEWTEVLVDDRLPTVHGRLAFLQSQNSDYFWPGLLEKAYAKLHGSYEALKYGSLLDGLADLTGGITESIPIRQDATTCARLLHKLLDMTSIITCTVQPPNFQMRSSVEKLPNGIQLGTNYRIYSVERVETFSGEAVQLVKMRNALGPATDYTGPWSIDSAEWSEVSPNSLERLQTKLGEGEFWISYPDFIKTFTHMEVIHLDSDTSRDEPSLHNKNTWQMRLYQGNWLKGVSAGGCRNNPDTFHINPQLHLLLSEMEEVVVSLNQHSIMEPKVIGFTAYSIPKSNTETIGKTFFKGNKSLFNSQYTNSRQVSYRCYLEQGGYLIIPTIFEPGQESGFTLRVYSSKPLKLKLLDTVPLLVKSAIVKAPPLLDGKSFSQYEAVFLQLADEHRTVNAFELQELLDACLPNDYIKSCASIEVCRQVILTFDLSGTGRLKFSDFKDLMCSLKFWQTSFKNHTKEKTGILKAERFRDALLAVGFQLSSDVLATLILRYMRKDGTLRFGDFVSAILHLTVAFNIFKTKDPLQNGSVKLSLAEWLKSSLSC